The proteins below come from a single Trichocoleus desertorum ATA4-8-CV12 genomic window:
- the cphA gene encoding cyanophycin synthetase gives MKILKIQTLRGPNYWSIRRHKLVVMRLDLEDLADKPSHQISGFYEGLVAALPSLDEHFCSPGCRGGFLSRVREGTMMGHIVEHVALELQVLAGMTVGFGRTRETATPGTYQVVIEYLDEQAGRYAARAAVRLCQSLVETGSYPQAELEQDLQDLRTYWADASLGPSTESLVHEAEARGIPWLQIAARSMIQLGYGAHQKRIQATLSDRTGILGVELASDKESTKQILHESGVPVPRGIVISYLDELEEAIKQVGGFPIVIKPLDGNHGRGITLNIDSWKMAEDAYDAAKEVSRSLIIERYYTGQDHRVLVVNGKLVAVAERVPAHVIGDGRSTIEELIEWTNQDPQRGEGHDNVLTKITVDRTTWKLLDHQGYTLQTILPLGEICYLRATANLSTGGIAIDRTDDIHPENIWLAQRVAKIINLDIAGIDIVTSDISRPLRETGGVVVEVNAAPGFRMHVSPSQGIPRNVSESVINMLFPSGTPSRIPIIAITGTNGKTTTTRLIAHIFKQTQRVVGYTTTDGIYIGDYMVEKGDTTGPQSAQLILRDPTVEVAVLESARGGILRSGLGFDACDIGVVLNVAADHMGLGDINTLDDMARVKSVVAESAMPNGYAVLNADDPLVAAMARNVRAQVAYFAMNPDNEIVRAHAQQGGLAAVYENGYLSILKGDWTLRIEQAIHVPLTMGGRAPFMIANALAASVAAFAHGVRIEDIRAALMSFQASADQTPGRMNLFDLGHYHALVDYAHNPASYEALGGFVKNWTGERIGVVGGPGDRRNEDFVTLGRLAADMFDRVIVKEDDDTRGRSRGEAAEWICRGLEAASQRCPHEIILDETKAINSALDRATPGSLVVILPESVTRAIQLIEARNPVGHTTAPQTPTQNGSSTLISNGQTVNSAPVEVNHSNSGPTQTESQSAYTF, from the coding sequence ATGAAAATACTCAAGATCCAGACATTACGCGGCCCTAATTACTGGAGCATTCGTCGTCATAAGCTGGTCGTGATGCGTTTAGATTTGGAGGATCTGGCAGACAAGCCTTCCCACCAAATCTCCGGGTTTTATGAGGGGTTAGTGGCGGCGTTACCTAGCTTAGACGAGCACTTCTGCTCACCGGGGTGTCGAGGCGGATTCCTGAGCCGAGTCCGGGAAGGCACCATGATGGGACATATCGTGGAACATGTAGCTCTGGAGCTGCAAGTGCTAGCGGGTATGACAGTAGGCTTTGGCCGTACTCGTGAGACTGCCACTCCTGGAACTTACCAAGTTGTAATCGAGTATTTAGATGAGCAAGCAGGTCGGTATGCCGCCAGAGCAGCGGTGCGCCTGTGCCAAAGCCTGGTTGAAACGGGTAGCTATCCTCAGGCCGAGCTAGAGCAAGACCTGCAAGATTTGCGAACTTATTGGGCCGATGCTTCGTTAGGCCCCAGCACCGAGTCTTTGGTGCATGAAGCAGAAGCTAGAGGCATTCCTTGGCTCCAGATCGCCGCTCGTTCCATGATTCAACTAGGATATGGAGCGCATCAGAAACGGATTCAAGCGACCTTAAGCGATCGCACTGGCATTCTAGGGGTAGAACTGGCTAGCGATAAAGAAAGTACCAAGCAAATTCTCCACGAATCCGGCGTACCTGTGCCACGAGGCATTGTAATTAGCTATCTAGATGAGCTGGAGGAGGCCATAAAGCAAGTGGGTGGCTTTCCCATTGTGATCAAGCCTCTAGATGGCAATCATGGGCGTGGCATTACGCTCAATATCGACTCTTGGAAAATGGCCGAAGACGCCTATGATGCCGCGAAGGAAGTGTCGCGATCGCTGATTATAGAGCGCTATTACACAGGGCAAGATCACCGCGTGTTGGTGGTGAATGGCAAGCTAGTCGCAGTAGCTGAACGAGTCCCCGCTCATGTGATTGGGGATGGCCGCTCCACCATCGAAGAGTTAATTGAGTGGACGAACCAAGACCCCCAACGGGGTGAAGGTCATGACAACGTTCTGACTAAAATTACGGTCGATCGGACCACTTGGAAGCTCCTAGATCACCAAGGCTACACCCTGCAAACCATCCTACCCCTTGGAGAAATTTGCTATCTCAGGGCCACCGCCAACCTCAGCACAGGCGGGATCGCGATCGATCGCACCGATGATATTCACCCAGAAAACATTTGGCTGGCACAACGAGTTGCCAAAATCATCAACCTCGATATCGCTGGTATCGATATTGTCACCTCCGATATTTCTCGCCCCCTCCGCGAAACGGGGGGTGTAGTAGTTGAAGTCAATGCCGCTCCTGGCTTCCGGATGCACGTTTCTCCTAGTCAAGGCATTCCCCGGAACGTGTCGGAGTCGGTGATCAATATGCTGTTCCCCTCTGGAACCCCCAGCCGCATTCCCATCATTGCGATCACGGGCACCAATGGCAAAACTACCACTACACGCCTGATTGCCCACATCTTCAAGCAAACTCAGCGCGTCGTCGGTTACACCACTACCGATGGCATCTATATCGGTGACTACATGGTAGAAAAAGGAGACACCACTGGACCGCAAAGCGCCCAGCTAATTCTCCGAGATCCCACTGTAGAAGTAGCAGTCCTAGAATCGGCACGTGGTGGTATCTTGCGCTCTGGTCTAGGGTTTGATGCCTGCGATATTGGGGTGGTTCTCAATGTTGCGGCTGACCACATGGGTCTAGGAGACATCAACACCCTCGACGATATGGCGCGAGTGAAAAGCGTGGTAGCAGAATCCGCCATGCCCAACGGCTACGCGGTGCTAAATGCAGATGACCCGTTAGTGGCAGCGATGGCCCGCAATGTCAGAGCCCAAGTGGCTTACTTTGCCATGAATCCTGACAACGAAATTGTCCGGGCTCACGCGCAACAAGGAGGATTAGCAGCCGTTTATGAAAATGGCTATCTATCGATTCTCAAGGGTGACTGGACGCTGCGGATCGAGCAAGCCATCCATGTACCGCTGACAATGGGGGGACGTGCTCCGTTCATGATTGCCAATGCCCTTGCGGCTAGCGTGGCAGCCTTTGCACATGGCGTCAGAATTGAAGACATTCGAGCTGCCCTAATGAGCTTCCAAGCTTCAGCCGACCAGACCCCTGGACGCATGAATTTGTTCGACTTGGGCCACTACCACGCCTTAGTAGACTATGCTCACAATCCCGCTAGCTACGAAGCATTGGGCGGCTTTGTCAAGAATTGGACAGGAGAGCGGATTGGCGTCGTGGGGGGGCCCGGCGATCGCCGCAATGAGGATTTTGTCACCCTGGGCAGACTCGCAGCGGATATGTTCGATCGCGTCATTGTCAAGGAAGACGACGATACCAGAGGGCGGAGTAGAGGCGAAGCTGCTGAATGGATTTGCCGAGGTTTGGAAGCTGCAAGCCAAAGATGCCCCCACGAAATCATTCTGGACGAAACGAAAGCCATTAACTCGGCTCTCGATCGCGCTACGCCTGGTAGCTTAGTGGTGATTTTGCCGGAAAGTGTAACTCGTGCTATTCAGTTGATTGAAGCGCGTAATCCTGTCGGCCACACGACAGCGCCCCAAACGCCAACTCAGAACGGCTCAAGTACATTGATCTCCAATGGGCAAACTGTCAATTCAGCTCCAGTTGAGGTCAATCACTCTAACTCAGGCCCAACTCAAACAGAATCTCAGTCTGCTTACACGTTCTAG
- a CDS encoding phycocyanobilin:ferredoxin oxidoreductase, with protein sequence MSATSTPSLREQQHPLIRQLADAIESVWQRHLDLSPYPFPAELGYVEGRLEGEKLVIENRCYQTPQFRKLHLELARVGSNLDILHCVMFPRTNYALPMFGTDLVGGRGQISAAIADLSPLNADRTLSGAYRSALSALPNPEFSQARALPDWGDIFSDFCLFIRPGSVEEEQQFLQRVEGFLTVHCQQAIAATPVTSEQETEILQAQRYYCTKQQQNDKTRRVLEKAFGVDWADYYMTTVLFDCA encoded by the coding sequence ATGTCAGCGACCTCAACCCCCTCCCTCCGCGAGCAGCAACACCCCCTGATTCGTCAGCTAGCCGATGCGATCGAATCTGTTTGGCAACGACATTTAGACTTGTCTCCCTACCCTTTCCCGGCTGAGTTGGGGTATGTCGAAGGGCGGCTAGAAGGAGAAAAGCTGGTGATCGAAAACCGCTGCTACCAAACCCCCCAGTTTCGCAAGTTGCACCTAGAATTGGCGCGGGTCGGCAGCAATCTCGATATTTTGCATTGCGTTATGTTCCCTCGCACTAACTACGCCTTACCGATGTTCGGCACCGATTTAGTAGGAGGCCGAGGGCAAATTAGTGCCGCGATCGCAGATTTATCGCCGTTAAATGCCGATCGGACTCTGTCAGGGGCATATCGCAGCGCCTTGTCAGCCCTACCCAATCCTGAGTTTTCCCAAGCCCGCGCGTTGCCAGACTGGGGAGATATTTTTTCAGATTTTTGTCTATTTATTCGTCCGGGCAGCGTCGAAGAAGAACAGCAATTTCTGCAACGAGTTGAAGGCTTTTTAACCGTTCACTGCCAACAGGCGATCGCGGCCACCCCGGTTACTTCAGAGCAAGAAACCGAAATTCTCCAAGCTCAGCGCTACTATTGCACCAAGCAACAGCAGAACGACAAAACTCGCCGCGTCCTCGAAAAAGCTTTTGGCGTAGATTGGGCAGACTATTACATGACCACTGTCTTGTTTGACTGCGCCTAA
- a CDS encoding ABC transporter ATP-binding protein: protein MLTEVERRPQPLQIPLLAASGLSKSFGGIKAVDNAAIEVAQGSITGLIGPNGAGKTTLFNLLSNFIRPDQGRVIFDGEPIQQLQPHQIAQQGMVRTFQVARVLSRLSVLENMLLAAQHQTGENFWSACLQFRQVAKEEKQLKERAYAILESVGLTHMTHEYAGALSGGQRKLLEMARALMVQPKLILLDEPAAGVNPTLINQICEHITTWNREGMTFLIIEHNMDVIMSLCDRVWVLAEGRNLAVGNPSEIQTNSEVLEAYLGQ, encoded by the coding sequence ATTTTGACCGAGGTGGAACGTAGACCCCAACCTCTCCAGATTCCCCTTTTGGCGGCAAGTGGCCTCTCCAAAAGCTTTGGTGGCATTAAAGCCGTCGATAATGCCGCGATCGAGGTGGCTCAGGGTAGTATTACTGGCTTGATTGGCCCTAACGGTGCTGGTAAAACGACGTTGTTTAATTTGCTGTCTAACTTCATTCGACCCGATCAAGGGCGGGTGATTTTTGACGGCGAACCGATTCAACAACTGCAACCCCACCAGATTGCTCAGCAGGGCATGGTTCGTACCTTCCAGGTAGCGCGAGTGCTGTCGCGGTTGTCGGTGCTGGAGAATATGCTGCTGGCAGCTCAACATCAGACTGGAGAAAATTTCTGGAGCGCCTGCCTACAGTTTCGTCAAGTGGCGAAAGAAGAGAAGCAGTTGAAAGAGCGAGCCTACGCCATCCTAGAGTCGGTGGGCTTGACGCATATGACCCATGAATATGCGGGAGCCCTTTCTGGCGGTCAACGTAAGTTGCTAGAGATGGCGCGCGCCCTGATGGTGCAACCCAAGCTAATCTTGCTAGATGAACCTGCGGCTGGCGTCAACCCCACCTTGATTAACCAAATCTGCGAGCACATCACCACCTGGAATCGCGAAGGAATGACGTTCCTGATTATTGAGCACAACATGGACGTGATTATGTCGCTGTGCGATCGCGTTTGGGTCTTGGCCGAGGGCCGCAATTTGGCAGTGGGCAATCCTAGTGAAATCCAAACGAACTCCGAAGTTTTAGAAGCTTATTTGGGGCAGTAA
- a CDS encoding tetratricopeptide repeat protein translates to MVNISKALAIALQHTQAQRWSEAEQVYQQILQQQPDQVEALYQLGMIAKQQGQMQVATGYFQQAATQYCQLALACFNRRQLSEAVAYYQKALALRPTAPDIYTNLGNVYQDLGQAEAAIASYQQALALKPDSAEAHNNLGNMYKRQGQLTEASNHYQQAVTLRPDLAETYNNLGNVLKDQGRMTEAIAAYRQAIAMKPSLMEAKSNLLFSLQYDRTHDPDTIFAEHKHWAEQYADPLTQAAAPHLNDRNRDRRLRIGYVSPDFNAHPVGFFIGSVLAAHDHANYEVFCYANLTAADGLTEQLRRFADRWRDIISLSDEQVAELVRQDQIDILVDLAGHTAGNRILVLARKPAPIHVTYLGYPNTTGMSAIDYRFTDTWADPVGVADTRHTETLVRLPRGFLCYQAAQNAPAVSPLPVLKKGYITFGSFNNLAKVTPEVIAVWAAILKAVPQSQLLLKYKALTDASTRQHFHALFAQQGVSSDRVQLLGHVSSFAEHLALYHQIDIGLDSFPYNGTTTTCEALWMGIPVITVAGQSHAARVGVSLLANLGLTDLIAASLAEYVSLAQHLAQDRDRLRYLRSNLRYLMSRSPLTNGRGFTQTLESVYRQMWYRWCDAQS, encoded by the coding sequence ATGGTGAATATTTCTAAAGCTCTGGCGATCGCACTTCAGCACACTCAAGCTCAGCGGTGGTCGGAGGCGGAGCAAGTCTATCAACAAATTTTGCAGCAGCAACCCGATCAAGTTGAGGCGCTATACCAGTTAGGCATGATTGCTAAACAACAGGGGCAGATGCAGGTTGCTACTGGATACTTTCAACAAGCCGCAACCCAGTACTGCCAATTGGCACTGGCCTGCTTTAACCGTCGCCAACTGAGCGAAGCGGTCGCCTATTATCAAAAAGCGCTAGCACTGCGACCGACTGCCCCAGACATCTATACCAACTTGGGTAATGTCTATCAGGACTTAGGCCAAGCGGAAGCTGCGATCGCTTCTTATCAGCAAGCTTTAGCCCTCAAGCCCGATTCTGCGGAGGCGCACAACAACCTCGGCAATATGTACAAGCGCCAAGGCCAATTGACAGAGGCCAGCAACCATTATCAACAAGCGGTGACCCTGCGACCTGATCTGGCAGAAACCTACAACAACTTGGGCAATGTGCTCAAAGACCAAGGGCGAATGACCGAGGCGATCGCGGCTTATCGGCAGGCGATCGCGATGAAACCCAGCCTGATGGAAGCCAAAAGTAATCTGCTGTTTTCGCTGCAGTACGACCGCACCCACGACCCGGATACGATTTTTGCTGAGCACAAACACTGGGCCGAGCAATATGCCGATCCCCTCACTCAAGCGGCAGCCCCACACTTAAATGACCGGAATCGCGATCGCCGCCTGCGGATTGGTTATGTCTCCCCAGACTTTAATGCCCATCCCGTGGGATTTTTCATTGGTTCTGTCCTCGCGGCTCACGACCATGCCAACTATGAGGTGTTTTGCTATGCCAATTTGACTGCGGCTGATGGCTTGACTGAGCAACTCCGCCGCTTTGCCGATCGGTGGCGCGACATTATTAGCCTCAGTGATGAGCAAGTCGCCGAGTTGGTACGCCAGGACCAAATTGATATTTTGGTAGATTTAGCTGGGCACACAGCAGGCAACCGAATTTTGGTGTTGGCCCGCAAGCCTGCGCCGATCCATGTGACTTACTTGGGCTATCCCAACACGACAGGCATGTCAGCGATCGATTACCGATTCACCGATACCTGGGCCGATCCGGTCGGGGTCGCCGATACCCGCCATACCGAAACATTAGTCCGTCTACCCCGTGGCTTTCTCTGTTACCAGGCTGCCCAAAACGCCCCAGCGGTCAGCCCCCTACCTGTCCTAAAAAAGGGATACATTACTTTCGGCTCCTTCAACAACCTGGCTAAGGTCACGCCTGAAGTCATTGCTGTTTGGGCCGCGATCCTTAAGGCTGTCCCTCAATCGCAGCTACTCCTGAAGTACAAAGCTCTGACCGATGCTAGTACCCGTCAACACTTCCACGCTTTATTTGCCCAGCAAGGTGTCAGCAGCGATCGCGTCCAGCTACTAGGGCACGTCTCCTCTTTTGCAGAACACTTGGCTCTTTACCACCAAATCGACATTGGCCTCGACAGCTTCCCTTACAACGGCACCACTACCACCTGCGAAGCTTTGTGGATGGGAATTCCAGTGATTACGGTGGCGGGCCAGAGTCATGCGGCTAGGGTGGGGGTGAGCTTACTCGCCAATCTCGGTCTTACAGATTTGATTGCTGCTTCTTTGGCAGAGTATGTGAGTCTAGCCCAACACTTAGCTCAAGATCGCGATCGCCTGCGCTATCTCCGGAGCAATTTGCGCTATTTAATGTCGCGATCGCCCCTGACCAACGGACGCGGATTTACCCAAACCTTAGAGAGCGTGTATCGCCAAATGTGGTACCGTTGGTGTGACGCTCAGAGCTAA
- a CDS encoding serine/threonine protein kinase, whose amino-acid sequence MPNPVLGDRYEIQKQLGKNSGRRTLLAKDLQTRRFVVIKLLSFDNETEWDDLKLFEREADTLKNLSHPAIPQYLNSFELNLRNGKGFALIQTYVDGKSLEALLQNGKTFTEGQAKQIARALLEILIYLHGQQPPVIHRDIKPKNILLTDTSGDRPIQVYLVDFGSVRTATAEENTTFTVVGTYGYMPPEQFSGRAIAASDLYSLGATLITLVTGTHPSSLPRRGSRIDFGQVADLSPAFADWLSWMTESSLERRLASAQAALQALEQGQTRTAAAAVVTQPAGSKVMLNKNANSWEATIPALFGQIRLRIDAQEITLAQKRLGLAKGRPQVGRRQDIRNVTYTKSGDTPKLAIAVGSQQYELGEPQSLNAAELDWLAYELSTWLKMPLTKA is encoded by the coding sequence ATGCCAAATCCAGTTTTAGGCGATCGCTACGAGATCCAAAAGCAACTGGGCAAGAACTCAGGGCGACGAACCCTCCTGGCGAAGGACTTGCAAACTCGGCGCTTTGTGGTGATCAAGCTGCTGTCCTTTGACAATGAAACCGAATGGGATGACCTGAAGTTATTTGAGCGCGAAGCTGATACGCTGAAGAACCTCTCGCACCCGGCAATTCCGCAATACCTCAATTCTTTTGAGCTAAACCTCCGCAATGGCAAAGGCTTTGCTTTGATCCAAACCTATGTGGATGGCAAATCTTTAGAAGCGTTGCTCCAAAACGGCAAAACTTTTACTGAAGGGCAAGCGAAACAAATTGCCAGGGCGCTGCTAGAAATTTTGATTTACCTGCATGGTCAGCAGCCACCCGTGATTCACCGGGATATCAAGCCGAAAAATATTCTGCTCACTGATACCTCTGGCGATCGCCCGATTCAGGTTTATTTAGTGGATTTTGGTTCAGTTAGGACTGCCACAGCAGAGGAGAATACTACGTTTACGGTGGTGGGCACTTACGGCTATATGCCGCCAGAGCAATTTAGTGGCAGAGCGATCGCGGCTTCCGACCTTTACAGCTTGGGGGCAACTCTGATCACCTTGGTGACGGGCACTCATCCTTCTAGCCTGCCCCGCCGGGGTTCTCGGATTGATTTTGGCCAAGTGGCTGATCTGAGTCCAGCCTTTGCGGATTGGCTCAGTTGGATGACCGAATCTAGCTTAGAGCGGCGGCTTGCTTCGGCTCAGGCGGCTTTACAAGCTCTGGAACAAGGCCAAACTCGCACTGCAGCAGCGGCAGTGGTCACTCAACCTGCTGGTAGTAAAGTGATGCTCAACAAAAATGCTAATTCGTGGGAAGCTACCATTCCAGCTTTATTCGGTCAAATTCGCTTGCGGATCGATGCCCAAGAAATTACGCTGGCTCAAAAGCGGTTGGGGCTAGCAAAGGGACGGCCTCAAGTGGGACGCAGACAAGACATCCGTAACGTGACCTACACAAAATCAGGTGATACACCGAAGCTAGCGATCGCAGTGGGTTCTCAGCAGTATGAATTGGGCGAGCCGCAATCCCTTAACGCAGCCGAATTAGATTGGTTGGCCTATGAATTGAGTACCTGGCTTAAAATGCCACTCACCAAAGCCTAA
- a CDS encoding branched-chain amino acid ABC transporter permease, translated as MEGYIVQLIIFTATYALFSLGLNLQWGFTGLINFGHVAFMTVGAYTTVLLTLAGVPLVIAVLAGAALAALLGLLIGFSTLRLREDYLAIVTIGVSEVVRLVALNEEWLTRGARGVYGYPLPLDKFNPNAFTRGGMIALLTVVVGLAYWKLWQWVQQRLKQVSRPAAIKNAVVWGGYTGSLVLLLGGVGVVMQQLKLSRALSPEFLGLGLLVALVGVGWLYTTIAKKLMARLSEWAAGLALFSVSLCSILGLWMYSIGANALYNYSYKAGLMLLLVTVLAILFSLLEWLVRSPWGRVLKAIREDEEVAKALGKNVFWYKLQSLMLGGAIAGIAGAFYAWQLTFINPDGFIPLITFQAWTIVVLGGAGNNVGTLLGGTIFWAYNTLTRFVLKDIVPLDDARLGAFRIMIIGLILIVVMMWRPQGILGKKEELTLGR; from the coding sequence ATGGAAGGCTACATTGTTCAGTTAATTATTTTCACTGCAACCTATGCCCTCTTTAGCTTGGGCTTGAATTTGCAGTGGGGCTTTACAGGTCTGATCAACTTTGGGCATGTTGCCTTCATGACAGTGGGGGCTTACACCACGGTGTTGCTAACCCTAGCGGGAGTGCCTCTGGTGATTGCCGTCTTGGCGGGCGCGGCTCTAGCTGCTTTGCTCGGCTTGTTAATTGGCTTTTCTACCTTGCGTCTGCGGGAAGACTACCTAGCGATCGTCACAATTGGCGTCTCTGAAGTTGTGCGTCTCGTGGCCTTGAATGAAGAGTGGCTGACGCGAGGAGCGCGGGGTGTCTATGGTTATCCCTTACCGCTGGACAAATTCAACCCCAACGCCTTCACCAGAGGTGGCATGATTGCCCTGCTAACGGTGGTGGTGGGTCTGGCTTACTGGAAGCTCTGGCAGTGGGTGCAACAACGACTCAAGCAAGTGTCTCGTCCTGCTGCGATCAAAAATGCTGTGGTTTGGGGTGGCTATACAGGCTCACTCGTCCTGCTCCTGGGAGGAGTTGGAGTGGTGATGCAACAACTCAAACTGAGCCGGGCGCTTTCGCCAGAGTTCCTAGGGCTGGGCCTCTTAGTCGCTTTGGTTGGGGTAGGCTGGCTTTACACCACGATCGCTAAAAAGCTAATGGCTCGGCTGTCAGAATGGGCAGCAGGTTTGGCTTTATTTAGCGTGTCCTTGTGCTCGATTTTGGGCTTATGGATGTATAGCATTGGTGCGAATGCCCTCTACAACTACTCCTACAAGGCAGGGCTGATGTTGTTGTTAGTGACGGTGCTGGCAATTCTATTTAGCTTGTTGGAGTGGCTGGTGCGATCGCCCTGGGGCCGCGTGTTGAAGGCGATTCGAGAAGATGAGGAAGTCGCTAAGGCTCTGGGCAAAAATGTGTTTTGGTACAAACTGCAATCGCTGATGCTGGGGGGCGCGATCGCTGGAATTGCTGGAGCGTTTTACGCTTGGCAGCTTACCTTTATCAACCCGGACGGTTTTATTCCCCTAATCACCTTCCAAGCTTGGACGATTGTGGTTTTGGGCGGTGCTGGAAACAACGTCGGCACTTTGCTGGGTGGGACAATTTTCTGGGCTTACAACACTTTGACGCGATTTGTCCTGAAAGACATTGTGCCGCTCGATGACGCACGATTAGGTGCATTCCGCATCATGATTATTGGTTTAATCTTGATTGTAGTCATGATGTGGCGGCCTCAAGGCATTCTAGGTAAGAAGGAGGAATTAACCCTTGGTCGATGA
- the trmD gene encoding tRNA (guanosine(37)-N1)-methyltransferase TrmD, with protein MRFDIVTLFPDFFTSPLSSGLLGKALAKEIATVYLTNPRDFATDKHRRVDDEPYGGGVGMLMKPEPIFAAVESLPVLPRREVILMTPQGQTMNQAMFQELGTNYDQLVVICGHYEGVDERVLNLVTREVSLGDFVLTCGEIPALTLLNGTVRLLPGTVGKEESLKAESFEAGLLDYPHYTRPAVFREWEVPTVLRSGNHAEIDRWRWEQQIQRTRDRRPDLYEKWLKAQAGNAEMPPSDTAQPDDFNS; from the coding sequence GTGAGATTTGACATTGTTACTTTATTTCCTGACTTCTTTACGTCACCGCTGAGTTCAGGCTTGTTGGGCAAGGCTTTAGCGAAAGAGATTGCTACGGTTTATCTCACCAATCCGCGTGATTTTGCGACTGACAAACATCGGCGTGTAGATGACGAGCCCTATGGAGGTGGGGTTGGCATGTTGATGAAGCCAGAGCCGATTTTTGCGGCGGTGGAGTCTCTGCCCGTTTTGCCGAGGCGAGAGGTGATCTTAATGACACCTCAGGGCCAAACGATGAACCAAGCCATGTTTCAGGAACTAGGCACTAATTATGACCAACTGGTGGTGATCTGCGGTCATTACGAAGGAGTCGATGAGCGAGTCTTGAACCTTGTGACTCGTGAAGTGTCGTTAGGGGATTTTGTGCTGACCTGTGGCGAAATCCCGGCGCTCACACTGCTGAATGGGACGGTGCGCTTGCTGCCTGGGACGGTGGGCAAAGAGGAATCTCTGAAGGCAGAAAGCTTTGAAGCGGGCCTGTTAGATTACCCACACTATACAAGACCCGCCGTTTTTCGTGAGTGGGAGGTGCCAACCGTTTTGCGCTCTGGAAATCATGCTGAAATCGATCGCTGGCGGTGGGAGCAGCAAATTCAACGCACTCGCGATCGCCGTCCCGATCTCTATGAAAAATGGTTGAAAGCTCAAGCAGGGAACGCTGAAATGCCTCCGTCTGATACTGCTCAGCCTGATGATTTCAATTCCTAG
- the tatA gene encoding twin-arginine translocase TatA/TatE family subunit, with the protein MFGLGWPEVAIIAIAAIVIFGPKKIPELGSALGKTLRGFKEEVQKPDADKDATELDPD; encoded by the coding sequence ATGTTTGGTTTAGGATGGCCCGAAGTAGCGATTATTGCGATCGCGGCGATTGTAATTTTTGGTCCCAAGAAAATTCCTGAGTTGGGTAGTGCTTTAGGTAAAACGCTGCGAGGGTTTAAGGAAGAAGTCCAGAAACCAGACGCGGATAAGGATGCCACTGAGCTAGACCCGGACTAA
- a CDS encoding cyanophycinase: MPQSTKTAVMIIGGAEDKVHGKEILTSFFHRAGGTDARIAIIPCASREPATIGERYRTIFEEMGAKAIEVLDIREREQCEDSLWRAFLESCTGVFMTGGDQLRLCALLADTELMAEVRRRAVRGDITLAGTSAGAAVMGHHMIAGGGSGEHPNRSLVDMATGLGIIPEIIVDQHFHNRNRMARLMSAIAAYPAKLGIGIDEDTCALFEGDGLLHVLGKGSVTVVDPADLSYTNQPNAEATDPLSIHNLRVHILSYGDRYHLHQRRIMAREP; encoded by the coding sequence ATGCCTCAGTCCACCAAAACTGCCGTGATGATTATTGGGGGAGCGGAAGACAAAGTCCACGGCAAGGAAATTTTGACTTCCTTTTTTCATCGGGCGGGCGGCACAGATGCTCGCATTGCCATCATTCCCTGCGCCTCACGAGAGCCAGCCACAATCGGCGAACGGTACCGCACTATTTTCGAAGAGATGGGTGCCAAGGCGATTGAGGTCTTAGATATCCGAGAGCGGGAGCAGTGTGAGGATTCCCTTTGGCGCGCCTTTCTAGAAAGCTGTACGGGCGTGTTCATGACTGGAGGCGATCAACTGCGGCTCTGCGCTCTACTGGCAGACACGGAGTTGATGGCCGAGGTGCGACGACGAGCGGTGAGAGGTGACATCACGCTGGCAGGTACGAGTGCTGGGGCAGCGGTCATGGGTCATCACATGATTGCAGGCGGGGGCAGCGGCGAACATCCCAATCGATCGCTGGTCGATATGGCCACTGGGCTAGGCATCATCCCAGAAATCATTGTGGATCAGCATTTCCACAATCGCAATCGCATGGCCCGACTGATGAGTGCGATCGCGGCTTACCCGGCTAAGCTGGGCATCGGTATTGACGAGGATACTTGTGCTCTGTTTGAGGGAGATGGCTTACTGCACGTCCTGGGCAAAGGCTCGGTTACTGTCGTTGATCCCGCTGATCTAAGCTACACCAACCAACCCAATGCCGAGGCTACCGATCCGCTGAGCATTCACAACTTGCGAGTCCATATTCTCAGCTATGGCGATCGTTACCATCTTCACCAGCGTCGGATCATGGCCCGCGAGCCATAG